The following are from one region of the Mesorhizobium sp. B2-8-5 genome:
- a CDS encoding putative quinol monooxygenase: MTVPYTVIGTVIAKPETREELQEILSAFVEPTRAEDGCISYDFHVDPADPCVFMFYENWRSKNDLDRHLAMPHLKPLFDRLDQLLASPVEIRNFVMLSRMAVDVQPISVPTAYQ, translated from the coding sequence ATGACAGTTCCCTACACGGTGATCGGCACTGTGATCGCAAAGCCCGAAACGCGCGAGGAATTGCAGGAGATCCTGTCGGCCTTCGTCGAGCCGACGCGCGCCGAGGACGGCTGCATCAGTTATGACTTTCACGTCGACCCGGCCGACCCATGCGTGTTCATGTTCTATGAGAACTGGCGCTCGAAGAACGATCTCGACCGGCATCTGGCGATGCCGCATCTGAAGCCGCTGTTTGATCGGCTCGATCAACTGCTGGCGAGTCCGGTCGAGATTCGGAACTTTGTGATGCTCAGCCGGATGGCTGTTGACGTTCAGCCCATCAGCGTGCCCACAGCTTATCAATGA
- a CDS encoding sugar ABC transporter ATP-binding protein, producing the protein MTAGTPVHAVEMKGVSKSFGGVKALIDVDLQVERGEIHALLGGNGAGKSTILKVLNGVHVPDAGTVLVDGKPLVEISPEASRKAGIAMIFQEMSLIPTLTVAQNVFLTREAKGAFGLIDDRTAERRAADLFKMLEVEVDPKATVGDLGAGQRQLTEIVKAISQNARVLVLDEPSTALAISDVERLFAFLRKLKSQGVAIIYVSHRMDEIARIADRATILRDGRHVVTAPLSELPVETMIEHIVGKRSRGLSDVVRGQSSLGEPLLELDNVSGPEKPKNVSFVVNRGEVVGLAGLLGSGRSAIARVIAGIDPVVEGEIRIAGKPVMITKPSEAIEAGVALVPEDRLRQGVIAEHSVASNVTLAVLDRLSRKTFVSGKKVRDLTDEQIARLRIKTASRDSAVRTLSGGNQQKVVIGKWLSTGPGILVLDEPTAGIDIGSKSEIITLVRELAKAGKAIVLISSELSEMLSACDRIIIVSAGRLVDDVSRADLDDPSAPAGDPVAQLQAAERKLQIVIQNAMSKSKRETHVH; encoded by the coding sequence ATGACCGCTGGGACGCCTGTTCATGCGGTGGAGATGAAGGGCGTCAGCAAATCCTTTGGCGGGGTCAAGGCGTTGATCGATGTCGACCTGCAGGTCGAAAGAGGCGAGATCCACGCGCTGCTCGGCGGCAATGGTGCCGGCAAGTCGACCATCCTCAAAGTGCTCAACGGCGTGCATGTGCCTGACGCCGGCACCGTTCTCGTCGATGGCAAGCCGCTGGTGGAGATATCGCCCGAAGCCTCGCGCAAGGCCGGCATCGCCATGATCTTCCAGGAAATGAGTCTGATCCCGACGCTGACGGTGGCGCAGAACGTGTTTCTCACCCGCGAAGCCAAGGGTGCATTCGGCCTGATCGACGACCGTACCGCCGAGAGGCGTGCCGCGGACCTGTTCAAAATGCTCGAGGTGGAGGTCGATCCGAAGGCGACCGTCGGCGATCTGGGCGCGGGACAGCGGCAATTGACCGAGATCGTCAAGGCGATCTCGCAAAACGCAAGGGTGCTGGTGCTGGACGAACCCTCGACGGCGCTGGCGATTTCCGATGTCGAACGCCTGTTCGCTTTCCTGCGCAAGCTGAAGTCGCAAGGCGTTGCCATCATCTATGTTTCGCACCGGATGGACGAGATCGCCCGCATCGCCGACCGCGCCACCATCCTGCGTGACGGCCGCCATGTCGTTACCGCACCATTGTCGGAGCTGCCCGTCGAAACGATGATCGAGCATATCGTCGGCAAGCGCTCGCGCGGCCTGTCGGATGTGGTGCGCGGCCAGTCGAGTCTTGGCGAGCCGCTGCTGGAGCTGGACAACGTTTCAGGCCCGGAAAAGCCGAAGAATGTCAGCTTCGTCGTTAACAGGGGTGAAGTGGTCGGCCTGGCCGGACTGCTTGGTTCCGGACGTTCAGCAATCGCGCGCGTCATTGCCGGAATCGATCCGGTCGTCGAAGGCGAGATACGCATCGCCGGCAAACCGGTGATGATCACGAAACCGAGCGAAGCCATCGAAGCCGGCGTGGCGCTGGTACCCGAGGACCGTCTGCGTCAGGGCGTGATTGCCGAGCATTCTGTCGCCTCCAACGTCACGCTCGCAGTGCTGGACCGTCTGAGTCGCAAAACATTTGTCTCGGGAAAAAAAGTACGCGATCTGACGGATGAACAGATCGCTCGGCTGCGGATCAAGACGGCATCGCGCGACAGCGCGGTGCGTACGCTTTCAGGCGGCAATCAGCAGAAAGTCGTCATCGGCAAATGGCTTTCGACCGGTCCGGGAATCCTCGTCCTTGATGAACCAACCGCCGGCATCGACATCGGCTCGAAGTCCGAGATCATCACGCTGGTGCGCGAGTTGGCGAAAGCTGGCAAGGCGATCGTCCTGATCTCGTCGGAGCTGTCCGAGATGCTATCGGCCTGCGACCGCATCATCATCGTTTCGGCCGGCCGCCTGGTGGACGATGTCAGCCGCGCCGACCTCGACGATCCGTCGGCGCCTGCGGGCGATCCGGTCGCGCAGCTGCAGGCCGCCGAGCGCAAGCTGCAGATCGTTATCCAGAACGCGATGAGCAAGAGTAAGCGAGAAACACATGTCCACTGA
- a CDS encoding substrate-binding domain-containing protein, with protein sequence MTHLKTIAGAFTAALLATSLYTAAPAFADPDSALAELQKTVLSKGPNGETPAPASAVTLSEQELAKIKAMKATAAIVMHYGGNDWSRAQIAGLKDQFGKMGIEVIATTDAGFKPEKQVADLETVMAQNPKIIVSIPTDPSATASAYKAVADKGVKLVFMDNVPAGLVAGKDYVSVVSADNYGNGVAAAHLMAKALGGKGDIGLIFHAADFFVTKQRYDAFKKTIADNYPDIKIVAEQGIGGPDFSGDADKAASAILTSNPTINGIWAVWDVPAEGVISAARTAGRDDLVITTCDLGENVAINMASGGFVKGLGAQRPFDQGVTEALLAGYGLIGKQAPAFVALPALPVTKDTLLEGWKAVYHAEATDKIKGSM encoded by the coding sequence ATGACGCATCTCAAGACAATAGCCGGAGCTTTCACGGCGGCTCTGCTGGCCACCAGCCTCTACACAGCTGCCCCCGCCTTCGCCGATCCGGATTCAGCCCTTGCCGAGCTGCAGAAGACCGTCCTTTCGAAAGGACCAAACGGCGAAACGCCGGCGCCGGCCTCCGCTGTGACATTGAGCGAGCAGGAACTGGCAAAGATCAAAGCCATGAAGGCCACGGCGGCGATCGTCATGCATTACGGCGGCAATGACTGGTCGCGTGCGCAGATCGCCGGGCTCAAGGACCAGTTCGGCAAGATGGGCATCGAGGTGATCGCCACCACGGATGCCGGCTTCAAACCGGAAAAGCAGGTCGCGGACCTCGAAACGGTGATGGCGCAGAACCCCAAGATCATCGTCTCGATTCCGACTGACCCTTCCGCGACAGCCTCCGCCTACAAGGCCGTCGCCGACAAGGGCGTGAAGCTCGTGTTCATGGACAACGTCCCGGCCGGCCTTGTCGCCGGCAAGGACTACGTCTCCGTCGTCTCGGCCGACAATTACGGCAACGGTGTCGCGGCAGCACATCTGATGGCCAAGGCATTGGGCGGCAAGGGTGACATCGGCCTTATTTTCCACGCCGCCGACTTCTTTGTCACCAAGCAGCGCTATGACGCCTTCAAGAAGACGATCGCCGACAACTATCCCGACATCAAGATCGTCGCCGAACAAGGCATCGGCGGTCCCGACTTCTCCGGAGACGCCGACAAGGCGGCATCGGCGATCCTCACCTCCAATCCGACCATCAATGGCATCTGGGCCGTGTGGGACGTGCCGGCCGAGGGCGTCATCTCGGCGGCGCGCACCGCCGGCCGTGACGACCTCGTCATCACCACTTGCGACCTCGGTGAGAACGTCGCCATCAATATGGCGAGCGGCGGCTTCGTTAAGGGTCTGGGGGCTCAGCGGCCGTTCGATCAAGGTGTCACCGAGGCGCTGCTCGCCGGCTACGGCCTGATCGGCAAGCAGGCGCCGGCCTTCGTCGCCCTGCCGGCGCTTCCAGTCACCAAGGACACGCTGCTCGAGGGCTGGAAGGCCGTCTACCACGCCGAGGCCACCGACAAGATCAAGGGCAGCATGTAA
- a CDS encoding NADPH-dependent F420 reductase, whose protein sequence is MSYAIVGFGKVGQALAHAFARKNIDVTVASRRQPEALAPQARAIGPTVVAKSLREALEADTIILAVPFGEHREVAKALPSWKGKTVIDAMNAFPVPEELDGLPSSAFVAKSFTGAKFVKGFNHLIAATLAADPVVEGGHRVVFLSSDDEDATAPVAALAKQLGFAPVKLGKLNEGGALVHARGRTWGQLIFQDLFKKEQ, encoded by the coding sequence ATGAGCTATGCAATCGTAGGATTCGGTAAGGTAGGCCAGGCTCTCGCCCACGCCTTCGCCCGTAAAAACATCGATGTGACCGTCGCGAGCCGCCGGCAGCCCGAGGCGTTGGCGCCACAGGCTCGGGCGATTGGACCCACGGTCGTCGCCAAGTCGCTGCGGGAAGCACTCGAGGCCGACACAATCATCCTGGCGGTCCCGTTCGGGGAGCATCGCGAGGTTGCGAAAGCCCTGCCGAGCTGGAAAGGCAAGACGGTCATCGACGCGATGAACGCGTTTCCTGTACCTGAAGAGCTGGACGGCCTCCCGTCCTCCGCCTTCGTCGCGAAGTCGTTCACCGGCGCCAAGTTCGTGAAAGGTTTCAATCACCTGATTGCGGCCACCCTGGCTGCCGATCCGGTCGTCGAGGGCGGCCACCGGGTCGTCTTTCTGTCGAGCGACGACGAGGACGCGACCGCTCCCGTGGCGGCCTTGGCCAAACAACTCGGGTTTGCACCCGTCAAGCTGGGAAAGCTCAACGAAGGTGGCGCGCTGGTGCACGCACGCGGCCGCACTTGGGGCCAGCTCATCTTCCAGGATTTGTTCAAGAAGGAGCAGTAA
- a CDS encoding Gfo/Idh/MocA family protein, producing MTRTFNVAMIGGGFMGKAHAMAYAAMPMFFWPAPAHPVRKVVVDITDALADEGRRRYGFEESSADWRKVVTRPDIDVIDIVTPNDSHAEIAIAAAQAGKHIICEKPLARGGDEAKTMLDAVNKAGVIHMVAFNYRRTPAVALARQYIEEGRIGRILNFRGTYLQDWSADPDSPLSWRFQKKIAGSGSIGDIGTHVVDLARYLVGEIAEVSALVRTYNKTRPVQHGNLDRLGAAEKNTGAERVEVDVDDEVVTLLKFADGAIGSLEATRNAYGRNNFITFEIHGTKGSIAFNYERRDELQVMFADDPADARGFRTVYSGPAHPYGSGLWPIPALGIGYSETKIVECFDFFSAIASGKQPSPNFEDGYRTERVADALIESGESGQWTKVRP from the coding sequence ATGACCAGGACGTTCAACGTGGCGATGATTGGCGGCGGCTTCATGGGCAAGGCCCATGCAATGGCCTATGCGGCCATGCCGATGTTTTTCTGGCCCGCGCCTGCCCACCCGGTGCGCAAAGTGGTGGTCGACATCACCGATGCGCTGGCCGACGAAGGCCGCCGTCGCTACGGCTTCGAGGAATCGTCCGCGGACTGGCGCAAGGTGGTGACCAGACCGGACATCGACGTCATCGATATCGTCACTCCGAACGATAGCCATGCTGAGATTGCGATTGCGGCAGCGCAGGCCGGCAAGCATATCATCTGCGAAAAGCCGCTGGCGCGCGGCGGCGACGAAGCAAAGACCATGCTCGATGCGGTCAATAAAGCAGGCGTCATCCACATGGTGGCCTTCAACTACAGGCGCACACCGGCAGTGGCGCTCGCCCGCCAGTACATAGAGGAAGGCCGCATCGGCAGGATCTTGAACTTCCGCGGCACCTATCTGCAGGACTGGTCGGCCGATCCGGATTCGCCATTGTCCTGGCGTTTTCAGAAGAAGATAGCCGGCTCGGGCTCGATCGGCGACATCGGCACCCACGTCGTCGACCTTGCCCGCTATCTGGTGGGCGAGATCGCCGAGGTCAGCGCATTGGTGCGCACCTACAACAAGACGCGGCCTGTCCAGCACGGCAATCTCGACAGGCTCGGCGCCGCCGAGAAGAACACCGGAGCCGAGCGCGTCGAAGTCGATGTCGACGACGAGGTGGTGACGCTGCTGAAGTTCGCCGACGGCGCCATCGGTTCGCTCGAGGCGACCCGCAACGCCTATGGCCGCAACAATTTCATCACCTTCGAGATCCACGGCACCAAGGGCTCGATTGCGTTCAACTACGAACGGCGCGACGAATTGCAGGTGATGTTTGCCGATGATCCTGCCGATGCGCGCGGCTTCAGGACTGTATATTCCGGTCCGGCGCACCCCTATGGCTCAGGCCTCTGGCCGATCCCGGCGCTCGGCATCGGTTACTCCGAAACCAAGATTGTCGAGTGTTTCGATTTCTTCTCGGCCATCGCCTCGGGCAAGCAGCCGTCGCCCAATTTCGAGGATGGCTACAGGACCGAGCGCGTCGCCGACGCACTGATCGAATCCGGTGAAAGCGGTCAGTGGACCAAGGTAAGACCATGA
- a CDS encoding ABC transporter permease: MSTDRDTVPWLFARLGLANWRQNIIYIGFLVIFIAFAITLFDKGFLNPNNLLNIVRQTAMIAVMAIAMTYVLSAGEIDLSVGAVAGLASVTTAMAIDAGGPVTGIVAGLATGAVVGIFNGLLTTRIGIPSFLTTLAMMGIATGTAMWMSDTAAVPIISKSYSWIFGGGNIGPVPVLLIWMLVLGAVGHVVLRRTSFGRRVLATGGGEVAARYSGIDTKSIKFRVLIISAMAAALAGMLYAGRLQSGRFQLGQGDELSVIAAAVLGGTSLFGGSGTVIGTIVGALMIGLINNGLILMGLEFSQQLIARGAIIILAVALSQGRK, translated from the coding sequence ATGTCCACTGACCGGGACACCGTCCCTTGGCTCTTTGCAAGGCTAGGTCTCGCCAACTGGCGGCAGAACATCATTTATATCGGCTTCCTGGTGATCTTCATCGCGTTCGCGATCACCTTGTTCGACAAGGGCTTCCTCAACCCTAACAACCTGCTCAACATCGTGCGCCAGACGGCGATGATCGCGGTCATGGCAATCGCCATGACCTACGTGCTGTCGGCGGGAGAGATCGACCTGTCCGTCGGGGCGGTGGCGGGGCTGGCTTCGGTCACCACGGCCATGGCGATCGACGCCGGTGGACCGGTTACCGGTATCGTTGCGGGCCTCGCCACCGGTGCCGTCGTCGGTATCTTCAACGGTCTGCTGACGACGCGCATCGGCATTCCGTCCTTCCTCACCACGCTGGCCATGATGGGGATCGCCACCGGCACCGCGATGTGGATGAGCGATACAGCCGCGGTGCCGATCATCTCGAAGAGCTATTCGTGGATCTTTGGCGGCGGCAATATCGGGCCGGTGCCTGTCCTGCTGATCTGGATGTTGGTGCTGGGCGCCGTCGGCCATGTCGTGCTGAGGCGAACGAGCTTCGGCCGGCGCGTGCTCGCCACCGGCGGCGGCGAGGTCGCGGCGCGTTACTCCGGCATCGACACAAAGTCGATCAAGTTCCGCGTCCTCATTATATCGGCCATGGCGGCAGCACTTGCCGGCATGCTCTATGCCGGGCGGCTGCAATCCGGCCGCTTCCAGCTCGGTCAGGGCGACGAGTTGTCGGTCATCGCTGCGGCAGTGCTTGGCGGCACTAGCCTGTTCGGCGGGTCTGGCACCGTGATTGGCACGATCGTCGGCGCGCTGATGATCGGCCTCATCAACAACGGCCTGATCCTCATGGGGCTGGAATTCAGCCAGCAGCTCATTGCGCGTGGTGCCATCATCATCCTGGCCGTTGCGCTGAGCCAGGGAAGGAAATGA